A part of Aspergillus oryzae RIB40 DNA, chromosome 7 genomic DNA contains:
- a CDS encoding hydrogen/calcium exchanger domain-containing protein (Ca2+/H+ antiporter VCX1 and related proteins) — protein MGSIEELSTTRREGQGNEGLRIAQPAGSHDGSLLPTHNEKASLRRNRLFRIDTAGESGRSGIHPIHFLRVCLKSTCTLSMLVNVLWPFVPAAIVIHFARPDLHIWIFALNYIAMVPSANLLGFAGGELAKKLPKVLGVLLETTLSSVVEIVLFMVLIHNDINGNLIPVIQAAILGSVLANLLLCLGLCFFFGGMGREHQSFHEAVSEVGTGLLLVAGFGLLIPSAFFSALSANSSKTTITQEALSQSTLVISRATAVILLVAFLMYLVYNLHSHHSIFDEVLELDEHKDEDREEELKRAKLTLVECFVAISVSIACVCMSAVFLVQEIEHIVHERGVSDNFMGLILVPLVEKAAEHLTAIDEAWDNQINFALFHCLGPSIQTALLNAPLAVLVGWGLDKEMGLNFEIFMIVLVVLSILVVGNFLRDGKSNWLEGGLCVLIYVIIAVTTWYYPQIEAEGVSIHHEA, from the exons ATGGGTAGTATAGAGGAATTGTCCACTACACGACGAGAGGGACAGGGCAACGAAGGGTTGAGAATCGCCCAGCCGGCGGGCTCACACGATGGTTCCCTACTCCCCACACATAACGAAAAGGCTTCCCTTCGCCGCAATAGATTGTTCCGTATAGATACAGCTGGTGAGAGCGGGCGAAGCGGGATTCACCCAATTCACTTTCTCCGTGTGTGCTTGAAGAGCACTTGTACCCTGTCAATGTTGGTAAATGTTCTTTGGCCGTTTGTCCCAGCGGCTATCGTCATCCACTTTGCTCGGCCTGATCTTCATATCTGGATCTTTGCTCTAAATTATATTGCAATGGTTCCCTCAGCAAACTTGCTTGGTTTCGCAGGAGGGGAGCTCGCGAAGAAGTTACCCAAGGTTCTCGGGGTTCTGTTGGAGACAACGTTGAGCTCGGTGGTAGAGATTGTCCTCTTTATGGTTCTGATACATAATGATATTAACGGCAACCTGATTCCCGTCATTCAGGCAGCGATCCTCGGTTCTGTGTTGGCAAATCTTTTGCTTTGTCTAGGCctgtgctttttctttggaggcATGGGGCGTGAGCACCAGTCGTTCCATGAGGCTGTGAGCGAGGTGGGCACTGGGCTCCTCCTAGTTGCCGGCTTCGGTCTCTTGATTCCGAGTGCTTTCTTTTCGGCACTAAGCGCAAACAGCTCTAAGACAACCATTACCCAGGAAGCCCTGTCTCAGTCTACCTTGGTGATCAGCAGGGCCACTGCCGTTATCCTCCTGGTCGCTTTTCTGAT GTATCTGGTTTACAACCTACATAGCCATCACAGTATATTCGACGAGGTCCTTGAACTAGATGAACATAAGGATGAAGACcgggaagaggaattgaagCGTGCAAAGCTTACGCTAGTCGAATGCTTCGTGGCCATCTCAGTATCTATCGCATGTGTCTGCATGTCTGCTGTTTTCTTGGTCCAGGAGATTGAACATATTGTCCATGAAAGAGGCGTTTCGGATAACTTCATGGGCCTAATTCTTGTTCCCCTGGTAGAGAAAGCAGCAGAGCATTTGACTGCTATTGATGAAGCCTG GGATAACCAAATTAACTTTGCACTCTTCCACTGCCTCGGTCCATCCATCCAGACCGCTTTGCTAAATGCTCCACTTGCGGTCCTTGTCGGCTGGGGACTTGATAAGGAAATGGGTCTTAATTTTGAGATCTTTATGATTGTCTTGGTAGTATTATCCATTCTGGTCGTCGGCAACTTCCTGCGGGACGGCAAGTCCAACTGGCTCGAGGGGGGCCTCTGTGTGCTTATATATGTGATCATTGCAGTCACTACATGGTATTACCCCCAGATTGAGGCTGAGGGAGTatccatccatcatgagGCATGA
- a CDS encoding cystathionine beta-synthase CYS4 (cysteine synthase), with protein MSCITTPAIPPVALESITQHIGNTPLVRLNRLPRSLGIEATVYAKLEYFNAGGSVKDRIALRMIEEAERSGRIKPGDTLIEPTSGNTGIGLALVGAVKGYKTIITLPEKMSAEKVAVLKALNATIIRTPNEAAYDSPESHIGVAKRLEKELPNAHILDQYGNENNPLAHELGTAEEVWTQTKGQIKAIVAGAGTGGTITGLSRGLKKHNPAIKVIAADPHGSILALPPSLNEDHVNEPYKVEGIGYDFIPQVLDQQAVDQWYKTGDKDSFQYARRLIAEEGLLVGGSSGSAISALAQAAKDYNFGKDDVVVVILPDSIRSYLTKVIELPNGWLRTCCAN; from the exons ATGTCCTGCATTACCACGCCAGCCATTCCTCCGGTGGCTCTTGAATCAATCACTCAACACATTGGTAACACGCCCCTCGTGCGCTTGAACAGACTTCCACGTAGCCTTGGGATTGAGGCAACTGTCTATGCGAAATTGGAATATTTCAATGCTGGAGGAAGTGTAAAAGATAGGATTGCTCTGCGCATGATCGAAGAGGCCGAACGATCAGGGCGCATAAAGCCTGGTGATACTCTCATCGAACCCACTAGCGGTAACAC TGGAATTGGTTTGGCGCTCGTCGGCGCTGTAAAGG GATACAAGACCATAATTACTCTCCCGGAGAAGATGTCAGCTGAGAAGGTGGCTGTACTGAAAGCGTTGAATGCAACTATCATCCGCACTCCTAATGAAGCGGCGTATGATTCACCGGAATCTCACATCGGTGTCGCCAAGCGTCTTGAGAAGGAACTCCCGAACGCGCACATCCTGGACCAATATGGTAACGAAAACAACCCGCTGGCCCACGAATTGGGTACAGCGGAAGAAGTCTGGACGCAGACCAAGGGCCAAATTAAGGCTATCGTCGCCGGTGCAGGAACTGGTGGAACAATCACTGGACTGTCTCGGGGCCTGAAGAAGCATAACCCCGCTATCAAGGTTATTGCGGCTGATCCCCATGGTTCCATCTTAGCTTTGCCGCCTTCACTAAATGAAGATCATGTAAACGAACCATACAAGGTCGAAGGAATTGGATATGATTTCATTCCCCAAGTGCTCGACCAGCAGGCCGTGGACCAGTGGTACAAAACTGGAGATAAGGATTCATTCCAGTACGCTCGGCGGTTAATTGCTGAAGAGGGCCTCCTTGTAGGAGGAAGCAGTGGGAGCGCCATATCGGCTCTGGCGCAAGCGGCAAAGGACTACAACTTCgggaaggatgatgtggTTGTTGTCATTTTGCCTGATAGCATCAGAAGCTATTTAACTAAGGTCATTGAACTTCCTAATGGCTGGTTGAGGACTTGTTGCGCTAACTAA
- a CDS encoding putative short chain dehydrogenase/reductase (predicted protein), translating into MSGFFTYRQFSLYDTPSLANQVAVVTVSVKTSPTYNSLGPLGSGREAASNSLFQYLLHPLTRVANVNLEITAQLLLHGIETVYVLARSHDKYIRAQEEWQRRIGGSLGKGDTRVQFIQCDLADIVAAKSAANELKHKTDRLDIMICNAATIYNRPFVDVPTPAKAIGVSTNYERSPQGIEQVFASNCVGHQVLATNLLPLMKRTINQGKASNGRIAVASSSMHVFCRELNLDLLTSPTRLKPAYIDGVWRYARAKVGNILFARELSLRLMQEEDPASSKIYVNAFFPGNIVTDQWSVWDEYIGEALGSLFRLLFSIIGQSLEDGAANAIYLAASPKVISNSTRGQYFIPIAKPYKTTAIASDMKLARDLWDWTEAKAAEALGPEEQAKTRTVDG; encoded by the exons ATGTCTGGCTTTTTTACTTATCGGCAATTCTCCCTATATGACACCCCCTCCTTGGCCAACCAAGTGGCCGTTGTAACGGTAAGTGTGAAGACCAGTCCAACATACAACTCGCTCGGCCCCCTTGGCTCAGGGCGGGAAGC GGCAAGCAATAGCCTTTTTCAGTATTTGCTACATCCACTAACTAGAGTTGCGAATGTCAATCTAGAGATCACTGCGCAGCTCCTTCTGCATGGAATTGAGACGGTTTACGTACTTGCCCGAAGCCATGATAAGTATATACGAGCGCAGGAGGAATGGCAGCGTCGTATTGGTGGTTCCCTGGGGAAGGGTGATACGAGAGTCCAGTTCATCCAATGCGACCTCGCAGATATAGTGGCTGCCAAGAGTGCAGCCAATGAACTCAAGCACAAAACTGACAGGCTTGATATCATGATTTGCAATGCTG CGACCATATATAATAGACCATTTGTTGATGTTCCAACACCCGCGAAAGCCATTGGTGTATCAACCAACTATGAACGGTCGCCGCAGGGTATTGAACAGGTATTTGCTTCGAACTGCGTTGGCCATCAGGTGTTGGCAACCAATCTGCTGCCCCTCATGAAGCGTACTATCAACCAAGGCAAGGCTAGCAATGGGCGAATTGCGGTAGCTAGTTCGTCTATGCACGTATTTTGCCGTGAACTTAACCTCGACCTTCTCACATCACCCACTCGTCTTAAGCCTGCATATATCGACGGTGTGTGGCGTTATGCTCGCGCGAAAGTAGGGAACATACTTTTTGCAAGGGAACTTAGCCTTCGGTTGatgcaggaagaggatcCGGCAAGTAGCAAGATTTACGTTAATGCCTTTTTCCCAGGTAACATCGTTACCGATCAGTGGAGTGTTTGGGATGAGTATATCGGAGAAGCCCTGGGTTCCCTGTTTAGGCTCCTATTCTCAATCATTGGTCAGAGCTTGGAAGATGGTGCTGCAAATGCAATTTATTTGGCCGCGAGTCCAAAGGTAATATCAAACAGCACCCGTGGTCAGTACTTCATCCCTATCGCAAAACCGTACAAGACAACTGCCATTGCTAGCGATATGAAACTTGCTCGTGATCTTTGG GATTGGACAgaggccaaagcagcagaggcTCTAGGccccgaagaacaagctAAAACCCGTACCGTCGATGGTTAA
- a CDS encoding signal recognition particle receptor subunit beta (predicted protein) — protein sequence MGSHADWRSIGGIATSLLDGNPIAIAITAFIAFGLPVLLHLIFYQTVASPPSSNFLLLGPSGAGKTAFLSLLEAKSSPLAKKQTQLTHTSQTSILTTVSLPASVPTASNRYRSVNDPSLKDTSKNPVKYRVRDTPGHGKIRGPHGISQLSSMSDSKDSKSKLRGVIFTVDTAALSDVEVLRDTASYLYDVLLILQKRALNKGKSSLKVASEIPILVAANKQDLFTALPPGSVREKLEAEIDKIRKFKSKSLMDASVDASMGDGDDDILGSSDAQDTFSFKLLEDEVGVRVDVVGGAVKGDEGSDLGSGVRKWEEWIGQCL from the exons ATGGGGAGTCACGCAGATTGGAGATCAATCGGCGGCATTGCTACTAGTCTGCTCGATGGAAATCCCATCGCTATCGCTATTACCGCATTTATTGCATTCGGGCTGCCAGTACTGCTGCACCTGATTTTCTATCAAACAGTTGCCTCGCCGCCATCTAGCAACTTCTTACTACTTGGACCCAGCGGAGCAGGCAAAACTGCTTTCTTGTCCCTG CTTGAAGCGAAATCGTCGCCTCTTGCGAAGAAGCAGACTCAGCTCACGCATACTTCTCAGACGTCAATTCTAACAACCGTCAGCCTTCCCGCCTCCGTTCCCACTGCCTCAAATCGCTACCGGTCGGTCAATGATCCATCCTTGAAGGACACATCCAAAAACCCTGTCAAATACCGTGTGAGAGATACCCCTGGCCATGGCAAAATACGGGGACCTCACGGTATCTCGCAACTTTCCTCCATGTCAGACTCGAAAGACTCGAAATCCAAACTACGTGGGGTCATCTTCACTGTTGACACCGCCGCTCTCTCTGATGTTGAAGTGTTACGCGATACAGCCTCGTATCTGTACGACGTCCTCCTTATTCTTCAAAAACGGGCATTGAATAAAGGCAAGTCGTCTCTTAAGGTGGCCTCGGAGATCCCTATCCTTGTGGCTGCCAACAAGCAAGATCTTTTCACAGCTCTGCCCCCTGGTTCTGTGCGGGAGAAGTTAGAAGCTGAGATCGATAAAATACGCAAGTTCAAGAGCAAGAGTCTCATGGATGCCAGCGTTGATGCTAGTATGGGCgacggtgatgatgatattctgGGTAGCAGTGATGCGCAGGATACATTcagcttcaagctcttggaaGACGAAGTCGGCGTGAGAGTTGATGTTGTCGGCGGCGCTGTTAAGGGTGATGAGGGGAGTGATCTCGGGTCTGGTGTCAGGAAGTGGGAAGAGTGGATTGGCCAGTGTCTGTGA
- a CDS encoding putative beta-1,6-glucan biosynthesis protein (Knh1) (predicted protein) has product MKAGDVVTAHWKDSGESPRISELVQYDLYLCAGGDTLGSQENLAILIKDGVFARGNSVSFKIDPAVGGNEPNAYFLKMVASGPDAHVINFSDRFTLTDMAGAFSSNLEDGIGLLSEGHGQQELRRRQAAGAYTIPYQLQTGPTRYAPMAKKPGSTIPADKSPTPQFPTSAYEIATAYLSAPTIQTTVSASLTYSVSSIENTASPAPHPHDKKMKRFLERWKD; this is encoded by the exons ATGAAGGCCGGGGATGTAGTAACAGCACACTGGAAGGACTCTGGCGAGTCTCCTCGCATTTCCGAACTTGTACAGTACGACCTTTATCTTTGTGCTGGCGGAGACACATTAGGGTCCCAG GAGAACCTGGCTATCCTTATCAAAGATGGTGTCTTTGCCCGCGGCAACTCTGTTTCTTTCAAGATTGATCCAGCAGTTGGCGGCAACGAACCAAACGCATA CTTCCTGAAAATGGTTGCATCTGGTCCCGACGCCCATGTAATCAATTTCTCCGATCGTTTCACGCTCACAGACATGGCTGGCGCTTTCTCGTCGAATTTGGAGGATGGCATTGGTTTGCTTAGCGAAGGCCATGGGCAACAGGAACTGCGTAGAAGGCAAGCTGCTGGAGCTTATACTATCCCATACCAATTGCAGACCGGGCCTACAAGATATGCGCCTATGGCTAAAAAGCCTGGGTCGACAATTCCAGCGGATAAGTCGCCAACTCCCCAATTCCCGACTAGCGCATACGAGATTGCTACTGCATACCTTTCTGCACCTACAATTCAGACTACCGTGTCGGCTTCTTTAACGTACTCTGTTTCCAGTATCGAGAATACT GCATCCCCTGCACCACATCCTCATGAtaagaagatgaagaggttTTTGGAGAGGTGGAAGGATTGA
- a CDS encoding glutamate 5-kinase (gamma-glutamyl kinase) gives MHIFQRISTHPFPTGTSSIVDESTHEPILSILTLIVEAAAKLRRDGHNVVLVSSGAVGVGLRRMDVEERPKNLPRIQALAAVGQCRLMSLWDGLFSHLRLPVAQILLTRNDIADRTQYVNAQNTFSQLFDMGVIPIVNENDTIAVSEIKFGDNDTLSAITAAMVKADYLFLMTDVDCLYTANPRHNPNARPIEVVSDISSLEADVSSAGSSLGTGGMSTKIVAAKLGTSAGVTTIITKSSKPGNVHEIVKYLQQVKQEEHTHTTTTMNGTVTEAPPLHTRFLPSDHPVQSRTFWLLHGLKPHGTIFIDHGAYSALQKKASLLPAGVVGVDGHFAQQEAVRLVVVQRLSPDSLNGDFLHHGQEPKEVGRALVNYGSLEIERIKGHRSTQIQTLLGYADSEYVALRENISFFQQDDPSWR, from the exons ATGCACATATttcaaagaatatcaactCATCCTTTTCCAACAGGGACTAGTTCCATAGTAGATGAAAGCACCCATGAGCCGATACTTTCGATTCTCACTCTGATAGTTGAAGCCGCCGCCAAGCTTCGCCGGGACGGCCATAATGTCGTTCTTGTTTCCTCGGGGGCTGTTGGTGTGGGGTTGCGGAGgatggatgtggaagaaAGGCCCAAGAATTTGCCTCGCATTCAG GCACTCGCGGCTGTTGGACAATGCAGACTCATGAGTCTCTGGGATGGTTTATTTTCACACCTTCGTTTACCAGTGGCTCAGATTCTCTTGACTAGGAACGACATAGCAGAT AGAACGCAATATGTCAACGCCCAAAATACTTTTTCACAGCTTTTTGATATGGGCGTGATCCCTATTGTCAATGAAAACGATACTATAGCCGTTTCG GAAATCAAATTTGGTGATAACGATACACTGTCGGCCATAACAGCCGCCATGGTCAAGGCCGACTACCTTTTTCTGATGACGGATGTTGACTGCCTTTATACTGCTAATCCACGCCACAACCCAAATGCAAGACCCATCGAAGTTGTCTCAGATATATCCTCGTTGGAAGCCGATGTGTCCTCAGCTGGATCCTCCCTTGGGACTGGGGGTATGAGCACCAAAATTGTTGCTGCAAAATTAGGAACTAGCGCTGGCGTAACGACGATTATCACCAAGAGCTCGAAACCTGGAAACGTTCATGAGATTGTAAAATATCTCCAGCAGGTTaagcaagaagaacatacccatacaaccacaacaatgAATGGAACAGTCACTGAAGCACCCCCTCTGCATACACGCTTCCTCCCTTCTGACCATCCGGTTCAATCCAGGACATTCTGGCTGCTCCACGGTCTGAAGCCCCATGGAACCATATTCATTGACCACGGCGCATACAGTGCCctccagaagaaagccagTCTCCTACCAGCGGGTGTTGTCGGTGTGGATGGTCATTTTGCGCAACAGGAGGCAGTACGTCTAGTTGTAGTACAGAGACTCTCCCCTGATTCATTGAATGGCGATTTTCTCCACCACGGCCAGGAGCCTAAAGAGGTTGGGCGTGCATTGGTCAACTACGGCAGCCTCGAAATCGAGCGCATCAAAGGGCACAGGAGTACTCAAATTCAGACTTTGCTTGGATACGCAGATAGTGAATATGTCGCTCTTCGAGAAAATATCTCCTTCTTTCAACAGGACGATCCTTCATGGCGGTAG
- a CDS encoding mitochondrial inner membrane protease ATP23 (Ku70-binding protein), producing the protein MSDEGIEQFRVARDIRNEAADCKRCEDQRDYLLQWSPVIRYLSDNIRQLGGDLSSHNIYCRRCTNRKAGGFDPDFGILLCANEMKDQGHLEDTMAHEMVHAYDHLRFKVDWADNLRHAACTEVLKTSLSGECRWAREFFRRGQWRFTQQHQECVKRRAILSVRARPTCKDEAHAERVVNEVWDSCFRDTRPFDEIYR; encoded by the exons ATGTCAGATGAAGGCATCGAACAGTTTCGTGTCGCAAGAGATATTCGAAATGAAGCCGCAGATTGCAAGCGTTGTGAGGATCAGCGTGATTACCTTCTGCAATGGA GCCCTGTAATCCGTTATCTGAGTGACAACATTCGACAACTCGGAGGTGATCTCTCTAGCCACAATATCTACTGTCGCCGGTGTACGAATAGGAAAGCTGGAGGCTTTGACCCGGACTTTGGGATCCTGCTTTGCGCAAATGAGATGAAAGACCAAGGACATCTCGAGGACACAATGGCTCATGAAATGGTTCATGCTTATGATCACTTGAGATTTAAAGTTGACTGGGCAGATAACTTGAGACATGCGGCGTGTACTGAGGTACTAAAAAC CTCCCTTAGTGGGGAATGCAGATGGGCGCGGGAGTTCTTTCGACGAGGTCAATGGCGATTCACACAACAACATCAGGAATGCGtcaaaagaagagcaatctTGTCGGTGCGGGCAAGGCCTACATGCAAGGATGAAGCTCACGCCGAGAGGGTTGTAAACGAAGTTTGGGATAGTTGCTTCAGAGACACTCGGCCGTTCGACGAAATCTACCGTTGA
- a CDS encoding aurora family serine/threonine-protein kinase (serine/threonine protein kinase) — MATKTLESRFEHLSVKDENVSNNSCSTYAKNKGSLSTAVSVSGLGTTAQLNNSANRSNLLKLALQNTNDNKVNSINVSSSPTKGTLSHRNVDENGDQRHQTSLYDQPAPKKLHLGMFEIGKPLGKGKFGRVYLAKERSSGFVCALKVLHKSELQQGGVQKQVRREIEIQSNLRHPNVLRLYGHFQDSKRIFLILEFAGRGELYKHLRKEHRFPEWKAAQYIAQMAAALKYLHKKHVMHRDIKPENILVGIHGEIKISDFGWSVHAPNNRRQTMCGTLDYLPPEMLKPGSQDNYYSEKVDLWSLGVLTYEFLVGEAPFEDTPVMTQRRIARADMTVPSFVSPEAKDLIKRLLVLDPEKRISLDEIQKHPWILKHCLKDDRATKRSSGSSKEGKA, encoded by the exons ATGGCCACTAAGACTTTGGAAAGCCGCTTCGAACATCTTTCGGTCAAGGACGAGAATGTATCAAACAATAGCTGTAGCACCTATGCGAAGAATAAG GGCTCCCTGTCAACGGCTGTCTCCGTTTCTGGACTTGGGACCACGGCTCAATTGAACAATAGCGCCAATCGGTCGAATCTGCTCAAGCTGGCTCTGCAGAATACGAATGACAACAAGGTCAATTCGATAAATGTCAGTTCATCCCCTACCAAGGGTACATTATCGCATCGCAACGTAGATGAGAACGGTGACCAGCGCCACCAAACATCGCTTTATGACCAACCAGCACCGAAGAAGCTACATCTGGGAATGTTTGAAATAGGAAAGCCCTTGGGTAAGGGTAAATTTGGCCGCGTTTATCTAGCCAAAGAACGATCATCCGGTTTTGTGTGTGCTCTTAAGGTCTTGCACAAGTCTGAATTGCAACAGGGTGGGGTGCAAAAGCAGGTCCGAAGGGAGATTGAAATCCAGAGCAACTTACGCCACCCGAATGTTCTACGACTCTATGGTCACTTTCAAGACAGCAAGCGAATTTTCCTGATCCTTGAATTTGCCGGCCGGGGAGAGCTGTATAAACACCTGAGGAAAGAACATCGATTTCCGGAGTGGAAGGCTGCTCAGTATATTGCCCAGATGGCCGCTGCCTTGAAATATCTGCATAAGAAACATGTCATGCACCGTGACATAAAGCCGGAGAATATTCTCGTCGGCATCCATGGTGAAATCAAGATCAGTGATTTTGGGTGGAGTGTCCATGCGCCCAACAACAGGAGGCAGACAATGTGCGGAACGCTTGATTATCTACCACCCGAGATGCTCAAGCCAGGCTCACAGGATAACTACTACAGTGAAAAAGTCGATTTGTGGAGCTTAGGTGTACTGACTTACGAATTTTTGGTCGGAGAGGCTCCATTCGAGGACACACCTGTCATGACACAAAGACGGATTGCACGAGCAGACATGACAGTTCCTTCCTTTGTGAGCCCCGAGGCAAAAGACTTAATCAAAAGA TTACTTGTTCTTGATCCCGAGAAGCGTATTTCGCTAGATGAAATCCAAAAACACCCATGGATACTCAAGCACTGTCTTAAAGACGACCGAGCTACGAAAAGGAGTTCTGGTTCCTCAAAGGAAGGTAAAGCGTGA
- a CDS encoding TIP41 family protein (uncharacterized conserved protein), translating to MSSENSRVPSFAMGNPAAVFLAAEQPNTISVQGFKITTEKRPILKAEPIEDMTKRLGIAPPEMIFGDNFVSIQHEKSRWGINFNAFDALDRVDKTGASMLKVAYSKEWQRSREKTHEGIKEVVKPFDWSYTTDYTGTVQAGGRSFEPTTKSISLELLKRPDPILFFDEVILYEDELADNGITMLSCKIRVMPARLLLLSRFFLRLDNVLFRLRDTRVYIDFENKEVIREFQSKELDYETVRQTLTTTRDDVPAVMRDPNRLSEILPLREKRLERVTLED from the exons ATGTCTTCTGAGAACTCTCGTGTGCCTTCATTCGCCATGGGGAATCCTGCTGCGGTGTTCCTCGCTGCTGAACAACCTAACACTATTTCCGTGCAAGGCTTCAAGATCACTACAGAAAAGCGGCCGATACTAAAAGCTGAACCGATTGAAGACATGACCAAAAGACTGGGAATCGCGCCGCCGGAAATGATCTTCGGTGACAACTTTGTCTCGATTCAACATGAAAAAAGCCGCTGGGGAATCAACTTCAACGCGTTTGACGCCTTGGATCGCGTGGACAAAACTGGCGCATCGATGCTCAAAGTCGCTTACTCTAAAGAGTGGCAGAGAAGCAG AGAAAAAACACATGAAGGCATCAAGGAGGTTGTGAAGCCCTTTGACTGGTCCTACACCACAGACTATACGGGCACCGTTCAGGCTGGTGGCCGGTCATTTGAACCAACGACAAAATCTATATCCTTAGAATTATTAAAACGGCCGGATCCCATACTCTTTTTCGATGAGGTCATACTATACGAAGACGAACTCGCTGATAACGGCATCACTATGCTATCCTGCAAAATTCGCGTTATGCCAGCCAGACTACTGTTATTATCAAGATTCTTCCTACGACTTGATAATGTTCTGTTTCGGCTTAGAGACACGAGGGTTTATATCGACTTTGAGAACAAAGAAGTGATCAGAGAGTTCCAGTCCAAAGAATTAGACTATGAGACAGTTCGACAG ACTCTAACCACAACGAGAGATGACGTTCCTGCCGTTATGCGCGACCCTAATAGGCTGTCGGagattcttcctcttcgtgAAAAGCGTTTAGAACGGGTCACTCTAGAAGATTAG
- a CDS encoding uncharacterized protein (predicted protein), which translates to MPRPGTTAETYVAYGMTQKLFEACSSQADYSIPQATQKGAQVPKTEAGEDLGVGEGWWYEDHFSHNAEHRMDVLHGFTSRTIRNKFLKDLFIQWRGVLAAYDEGIVKGDAVLGAAIWRNLWKASHTGPDGKELDWTKIARVVAYMRRVTSELSQVSEADLISQLCQQTGDKPSIFGYSELDKRLVQGKR; encoded by the exons ATGCCCCGTCCCGGGACCACTGCTGAGACATACGTGGCGTATGGAATGACACAAAAGCTCTTCGAGGCCTGCTCTAGCCAGGCGGATTATAGTATACCACAGGCAACCCAAAAGGGAGCACAAGTCCCTAAAACTGAAGCTGGTGAAGACCTCGGAGTTGGGGAAGGATGGTGGTATGAAG ACCACTTCTCGCATAATGCTGAACATCGCATGGACGTCCTACATGGGTTCACGAGTCGTACAATCCGGAACAAGTTTCTCAAggatctcttcatccagtGGAGAGGTGTTCTTGCAGCCTACGATGAGGGCATTGTTAAAGGAGACGCCGTACTAGGTGCCGCTATCTGGAGAAATTTATGGAAGGCAAGCCATACCGGACCAGATGGGAAGGAGCTGGACTGGACGAAAATAGCTCGGGTCGTCGCATATATGCGGCGAGTAACTTCAGAGCTTTCTCAGGTGAGCGAGGCGGATCTCATCTCCCAACTATGCCAGCAAACTGGCGACAAACCCAGCATTTTCGGATACTCTGAACTCGATAAGAGACTAGTCCAAGGCAAGCGATAA